A genomic window from Silene latifolia isolate original U9 population chromosome Y, ASM4854445v1, whole genome shotgun sequence includes:
- the LOC141630159 gene encoding uncharacterized protein LOC141630159: MASGLKVRNLRVYSDSLLVVYHVNNEYVAHDSKMIAYLKIATEQKSKFRTFKITQVPRDQNVEADALEKLGAIFQPTKLSNIPITHVLTPAIQKEPDQNPVKEVSTHAISQEPDSVSIVGQQDPDWRVPYINWLRDGTLPEDRKEAQSFRIKASRYILIDNVLFRKSLAGPCLRCLNKEEAETVLHDVHGGECGNHA, from the coding sequence ATGGCGTCGGGGCTTAAGGTGAGGAACCTGAGGGTTTATAGTGACTCCTTACTTGTGGTGTATCATGTAAACAACGAATATGTGGCACATgattcaaagatgatagcctACTTGAAGATAGCCACAGAGCAAAAGTCAAAGTTTAGAACGTTCAAGATAACTCAGGTGCCgcgagatcagaacgtggaggcAGACGCCCTGGAAAAGTTAGGGGCCATCTTCCAGCCCACAAAACTGTCAAATATACCTATCACCCATGTATTGACCCCAGCCATCCAGAAGGAGCCAGATCAGAATCCGGTGAAAGAGGTCAGTACACATGCGATATCGCAGGAGCCGGACTCGGTTTCCATAGTAGGGCAGCAGGATCCGGATTGGAGAGTACCGTACATAAATTGGCTAAGGGATGGGACACTCCCTGAGGATAGAAAGGAAGCACAAAGTTTCAGAATAAAAGCCTCCAGATATATCTTGATTGATAACGTCCTCTTTAGAAAATCGTTGGCAGGACCATGCCTCAGGTGCTTGAACAAAGAGGAAGCAGAAACAGTGTTGCACGATGTACACGGCGGAGAATGCGGGAACCATGCTTGA